The sequence below is a genomic window from Candidatus Sungiibacteriota bacterium.
GACGACCGGGCCGCCATAGAAGATAAAGATGGTGGAAAACAATCAGTCAAATCAAAATCAGCCGGAAAAAATCAAACCAGCCATCCGGACCATGAGGTCCGATGTGCAGGAATTGCTCAAAACAACCAAATCTTCGCTCATACAAATAGTGGGGCAGGAAACAGTTTCTGCGCCGGCCGCGCCGCAAGGGGGGTTAAGGTTTAAAAAATATGTTCCTCTGGTGCTTACTGCCCTTGGGGCGGCGGCTGTAATTTTAACTGCGGCCCTGTTTATTTTTCCTAAAAAAGACGGGGCTCCAGCAACAAAATTAGTTCCTCCGGCGCCATTTTTCGCAGTGGAGGCCTCAAGAACGATCACCATTAAACCGCAGGATCGCAGCCAGATGTTGCGAATGCTGGGGGATTCGGCTCAAGAAAAAGAGCGGGAAGGAATAGTAAAACGGGTTCTAATAAAAGTGCTGGATGGTCCTACGGAGCGTTTTATTCTGCCGCAGGATTTTTTTGAGATTTTACGCGTCAACCCGCCAGCCGGGTTTCTTGCCAGCACCCAGCCACCTCTTATGACCTTTTTTTACTACTCCGGCGGAGGGCCGCGTTTTGGAATGGCGCTCCGGTCTTCGGACCCGGATCGGTTAATGGCCCAGCTCCTGACTTGGGAATCGTCCTTTCTTTCCGACTTTCTGCCCTTATTTTTTGGCGAGAAGCCAGAGGTTATAATATCTCCGTTTGAAGACAGGACATACCGCAACGTAGACTGGAGATTTATAAAACTTTCCCAAGAAAAGGACTTGGGCCTTGGGTACACTATTTTCCCTGCTGGCAACATATTAGTCATAACCACTGGCAAAGAAGCCATGGAAGTCGTGGTCAGTCGCTTATTTGACGCAAGATAGCAAGCTAATATAGGTTTAGCTAATGGACAAGGACTTAACACAAGAATTTGAGACAGCCCTAAAGCAGGAACATGACAAACTGATAGGGGAGCTAAAGTCAATTGCTCGTCCTGACCCGACGCTAAAAGGCGATTGGGACGCCGAAATGCCTCAATTTGAAACCGGAGAATACGGAGGCCACGCGTCTCTGGAAGAAGAAGCGGACGAAGTGGAAGAATACGAGACACGTCTGGGCGCAGAACACAGTTTGGAGTCAAGATTGCTTGAGGTTACCAAGGCTCTGGAAAGAATTCAAAAGGGCACTTACGGTATTTGCATAAAGTGCGGCAAGGAAATACCCGTAGAACGCCTGCGGGCCAACCCAGCCGCCGAGGCCGATCTTGAACACAACTCACAGGAGGGGGGATTTTAAAACATGTCAGTTGCAATTTATTCCGCCCAAGTGGTGGGACTTGACGCACAGCCAATTTCCGTTGAGGTAGACATAGCCCCCGGACTTCACATCTTTTCTATTGTGGGTCTTGCTGATAAAGAGGTGCAGGAATCGCGTGAAAGAATCTCCGCGGCTATCAAAAACCTCGGAGCGCTTGCGCCCCACAAAAAAAGCCAACGCGTAATTGTAAACCTTGCCCCAGCCGACATTAAAAAAGAGGGGCCGGCTTTTGATTTACCCATTGCCCTTGGGTATCTCCTGGCCTCGGGGCAGATCGCTTTTAATCCCAAGGGTAAGCTGTTTCTGGGAGAACTGGGGCTGGACGGAACACTACGTAAGGTATCGGGCGTGCTTCCTATAGCCATGGCCGCCAGATTTTCAGGGTTTTCCCAGCTGATTTTACCCAAGGGTAATGGAAAAGAGGCGTCTGTGCTTGACGGTCTTGAGATTTTAGAGACCGAGAGTCTGTCCGAGGTAGTAGAATATCTTGCTGGCAGGAAAGAGCTGGCGCCACTCGGAAAAACAGGCACCGAATCCGTTGCCATAAGTCAGGGTATGGATTTGGGTGATATCCGGGGACAGCTTAAGGCTAAAATGGCATTAGAGATTGCAGCTGCCGGTAACCATAATGTTTTATTCCACGGCCCGCCCGGAGCGGGAAAAACACTTTTGGCTCAAGCCCTTCCCTCCATTCTTCCTCCTCTTTCTTTTGAAGAGTCGCTGGAGGTGACCAAAATTTACAGCATTGCTGGGATGCTCAACGACAAACAACCATTTATTTCCGTTCGTCCCTTTCGCAATCCGCATCACACCTCGTCTCACGCCGCTGTCATAGGAGGAGGAACGCACCCAAGACCCGGGGAGGCAACCCTGGCTCATCGTGGTGTTTTGTTTTTGGACGAGCTTCCCGAGTTTGACCGCAGAGTCATTGAGTCGTTAAGACAACCCCTAGAAGAACACACTATTACCGTAGCCCGCAGTCAGGGCACTCAAACTTTTCCGGCCCAGTTCATGTTGGTCGCTGCCATGAACCCGTGCCCTTGCGGTAACTATGACAACCCCACCAAAGATTGCAGTTGCGCTCCGGGAGCAATCACTAAATACAGGAAAAAGGTGTCCGGACCAATTTTGGACCGTATTGATCTCCATGCGGAAACGCCCTCGGTTGAGTACGAAAAGTTGGAGGGCGAGAGTAGAGAAGAGCCGTCTGCAAAAGTGCGCCAAAGGGTGGAACAAGCAAGAAAAATACAAAAGCAGCGCTTCCGCGGTCTGCCCATACAGACCAACGCCGAGATGGGACTGCGGGAAATAAAACAATTTATCAAGATAAAAGATTCGCTGCGTCCTATACTGAAAATGGCGCATGAGCGATATCAATTATCGGCTAGAGCGTATCATCGCGTTTTGAAACTCTCCCGCACTATTGCGGACCTTGAGGGTTCAGAAGATCTGCAGGAAAATAATATTCTGGCGGCCCTACAGTTCCGGCCCAAGGTTGAAATATAATATGTAAGGACGAAAAGATAAATATCAGTTACTCTCTTGTTTCAAAATGCACATGGCAACCGGTGGAATTGCCCGTGGACCCCATGGTTGCTACCTGACTGCCCTGAGCCACCTCCTGCCCGACAAAGGCCAGAATAGAACCAAGATGAGCAAGGAGAACGGTCCCTCTTTGGTGAGAAATAGCCATGTACCATCCATAACCGCCGTTCCATCCAGAAGAGCGGGCGATGATAACCTTGCCCGCGACCGGGGCAAGAACAGGCGCCCCGCAGTAACTTGCCAAATCAATTCCACTCTTTTTGTATCCGTGCGGCCCTTGGGTTTGTCTCCCACCAAAAATAGGCCTCATATAGTATCCCATGGGGGCGGTCGAAAGGGCCGTTGTTTTTGACGGTTGACTGAGGGGTGGCGCAGGGGGCGTCGCCATCTCCCCGTCGGGAATGATCAACGTCATGCCTGGTTTAATTAGCTCATCTATGCTCAAGCCGTTGAAAATTCTGATTTCGTTTTCATCACCCTTGAATTTTCTGGCGATGGAGGAAATCGTATCGCCTTTTTTTACTTCAACTTGAATGCCGGGCACCGGTAGTATAAGAACGTCATCCCC
It includes:
- a CDS encoding TraR/DksA C4-type zinc finger protein — its product is MPQFETGEYGGHASLEEEADEVEEYETRLGAEHSLESRLLEVTKALERIQKGTYGICIKCGKEIPVERLRANPAAEADLEHNSQEGGF
- a CDS encoding YifB family Mg chelatase-like AAA ATPase; its protein translation is MSVAIYSAQVVGLDAQPISVEVDIAPGLHIFSIVGLADKEVQESRERISAAIKNLGALAPHKKSQRVIVNLAPADIKKEGPAFDLPIALGYLLASGQIAFNPKGKLFLGELGLDGTLRKVSGVLPIAMAARFSGFSQLILPKGNGKEASVLDGLEILETESLSEVVEYLAGRKELAPLGKTGTESVAISQGMDLGDIRGQLKAKMALEIAAAGNHNVLFHGPPGAGKTLLAQALPSILPPLSFEESLEVTKIYSIAGMLNDKQPFISVRPFRNPHHTSSHAAVIGGGTHPRPGEATLAHRGVLFLDELPEFDRRVIESLRQPLEEHTITVARSQGTQTFPAQFMLVAAMNPCPCGNYDNPTKDCSCAPGAITKYRKKVSGPILDRIDLHAETPSVEYEKLEGESREEPSAKVRQRVEQARKIQKQRFRGLPIQTNAEMGLREIKQFIKIKDSLRPILKMAHERYQLSARAYHRVLKLSRTIADLEGSEDLQENNILAALQFRPKVEI
- a CDS encoding LysM peptidoglycan-binding domain-containing protein, with product MLLIVLATAPQPAHAGLFSAIVKFFVSGGENSSQESSLFSISIPLLGSQSANASPAIGGSVDDDMPPLSATQDSALVANRNPSGTLPNNNPGRILVYTVQPGDTPGAIADNFGVSLNTLLWANNIRNPNLIKVGDDVLILPVPGIQVEVKKGDTISSIARKFKGDENEIRIFNGLSIDELIKPGMTLIIPDGEMATPPAPPLSQPSKTTALSTAPMGYYMRPIFGGRQTQGPHGYKKSGIDLASYCGAPVLAPVAGKVIIARSSGWNGGYGWYMAISHQRGTVLLAHLGSILAFVGQEVAQGSQVATMGSTGNSTGCHVHFETRE